A portion of the Heliangelus exortis chromosome 28, bHelExo1.hap1, whole genome shotgun sequence genome contains these proteins:
- the CPAMD8 gene encoding C3 and PZP-like alpha-2-macroglobulin domain-containing protein 8 isoform X8 produces MVVITKRQDLFFLPLCIWTAVVPVKVNSPHCWGYLIAAPSVFRAGVEEAISVTIFNSVKETTVQIQLVVKGETVSRGHGSVLDKGTIKLKVPSGLRGQAHLKVWGNRHLAEEGFIFHNYTTVTIDSKGSSVFIQTDKPVYKPKQKVLINLFMVTSDLRPVNDRIEAYVVDPRGSRMIEWSNLKPFCCGIVNMTFPLSDQPVFGEWLIFAEMQGHTYNKSFEVQKYVLPKFELLIDPPRYIRDLSLCEKGTVHARYTFGKPVTGKLIVNMTINGVGYYRHEVGHPVLKTTQIDGSATFDVCVKDMMPADVPEHFRGTVNIWATVISSDGSKQVTFDDSTPVQKQLIDIKYSKDTRKQFKPGLPYKGKVEVTYPDGSPADRVTIRIKAELTPKDNVYTSELVSRNGLVEFEIPSIPTAAQYVWLETKVMAIDGKPSGDQYLPSYLSISSWYSPSKCHIQLQAPDKPLQVGEEAWIAVKSTCPCNFTLHYEVASRGNIVLSGLQPSNVTQQRSKRATLPFEKNIDITRFPETAPSSTPAAEVEVCVTFLRLSVSPSIAPLGRLLVYYIRENGEGVTDSLQFSVKPSFENQVAVTLSANETRPGDVVNIKVRAAKSSCVCVATVDKSVYLLKTGFQLTAAQVFQELAEYDVSDAFGAPKEEGHFWWPGMSSRRRRRSSVFPWHWDITKDARFAFTETGLVVMTDIVSLNHRQNGGMYTDEAVPAFQPHTGTLVATMHSKIAPSRAEKRKRTFFPETWIWHCLNVSNTSGEAQLQVEVPDSITTWITEAVGLSEEKGLGIATQTELKTFKPFFIDFTLPYHVIRGEQTKIPLTVYNYLAVCVEVHVKISVPKGIKFVGHPGKHHLTRKKCVAPGEAKPTSVVLSFNELGLSNITAKAFAYDGTNCCQDGMQTLKNGKHSEDNYMDKRTPVGVDYVRSSVIIEPEGLSREYTYSVFFCPNEKIHISTPNKYEYQYMQKPAQMTHFDVAVKAHNDAHLALSSGPHDMAEMTEIVIGGHQNTKTWISISKMGEPVVSRDTAGILSWDEFRSFWISWKNGIIQVGHGTRVLNESIIVEWRVPKQLEVKYIGFSTGWGSMGEFKIWRKEETDENHNEAFTLGVPHNIIPGSERATASIIGDVMGPTLNNLDNLLRLPFGCGEQNMIHFAPNVFVLKYLQKTKQLSHEVESEATDYLVQGYQRQLTYKRQDGSYSAFGERDSSGSMWLTAFVLKSFAQSRGFIFIDPKELTAAKDWIIQHQKEDGSFPAMGRILNKDIQGGIHGKISLTAYVVASLLETGVTSEEERTAVEKAKHFLESNIYSAEDPYTTALTAYALTLLHSPSAAVTLRKMNSMAITQDGFTHWSLTGTLVTDEDTFMGFNDGLSQSVVSAEVEMTSYALLTYTLLGDVASALPVVKWLSQQRNALGGFSSTQDTCVALQALAEYAILSYVGGVNLTISLASTNLDYQETFELNKMNKKVLQTAVIPSIPTGLFVSAKGEGCCLMQIDVTYNVPDPIAKPAFQLLVNLKEPKAEQHLQAPNLLRSLSPDENRSEALHRERALVDDDDPASDQDHREYKVILETCTRWLHSGSSNMAVLEVPLFSGFRADIESLEQLLMNKQIGLKRYEVDGRKSFSSFHTDSQPVHDLCQVSSFQRAYSWENSSCSHQSVRLL; encoded by the exons aTAAAGGAACAATTAAACTGAAG GTGCCTTCAGGACTCCGTGGACAAGCACATCTGAAAGTCTGGGGCAACAGGCACCTAGCAGAGGAAGGCTTCATTTTTCACAACTATACCACAGTAACCATTGATAGCAAAGGATCATCAGTGTTCATCCAGACTGATAAACCTGTCTATAAACCCAAGCAGAAAG tgctgATAAACCTCTTTATGGTGACTTCTGACTTGAGACCAGTCAATGACAGG attGAAGCTTATGTGGTG GATCCTCGGGGGTCTCGTATGATTGAGTGGAGCAATTTGAAGCCATTTTGTTGTG GTATTGTAAATATGACTTTTCCTTTGTCTGATCAGCCAGTGTTTGGTGAATGGCTCATCTTTGCTGAAATGCAGGGGCACACCTACAACAAATCCTTTGAAGTTCAGAAATATG TATTGCCAAAGTTTGAGCTGCTGATTGACCCCCCTCGCTACATTCGTGACCTTTCACTGTGTGAAAAAGGAACTGTCCATGCCAG atACACATTTGGCAAACCAGTGACAGGGAAGTTAATTGTCAACATGACAATAAATGGTGTAGGCTACTACAGGCATGAAGTAGGACACCCTGTCCTCAAAACCACCCAG ATTGATGGCTCTGCAACTTTTGATGTGTGTGTGAAAGACATGATGCCAGCTGATGTGCCAGAACATTTTCGAGGCACAGTCAATATCTGGGCCACTGTGATCAGCTCTGATGGGAGCAAGCAGGTTACATTTGATGATTCCACTCCAGTTCAGAAACAGCTGATTGATATCAAGTACTCCAAGGATACCAGAAAACAGTTCAAACCTGGGCTGCCTTACAAAGGAAAG GTAGAAGTCACTTACCCTGATGGAAGTCCAGCTGACAGAGTCACCATCCGAATTAAAGCTGAACTCACACCAAAGGACAACGTTTATACAAGTGAACTGGTGTCAAGAAATGGGCTGGTGGAGTTTGAAATCCCCTCCATCCCTACAGCTGCCCAATATGTCTGGCTGGAG ACCAAAGTGATGGCGATTGATGGGAAACCATCTGGGGATCAATATCTGCCAAGCTACTTGTCCATCAGCAGCTGGTACTCACCCAGCAAGTGTCACATCCAGCTCCAGGCACCAGACAAACCCCTCCAG GTGGGAGAGGAGGCTTGGATTGCAGTGAAGTCCACGTGTCCTTGCAACTTCACTCTGCATTATGAAGTGGCGTCGCGAGGCAACATTGTCCTTTCAGGACTGCAGCCCAGTAATGTCACCCAGCAGAGGAGCAAAAGAGCCACCTTGCCCTTTGAGAAGAACATAGATATCACACGCTTCCCAGAAACAG CACCTAGCAGTACCCCTGCAGCTGAAGTTGAGGTCTGTGTGACGTTCCTCCGGTTGTCAGTCAGCCCCAGCATAGCTCCCCTGGGCCGTCTGTTGGTCTATTACATCAGGGAGAATGGAGAGGGGGTCACAGACAGCCTGCAGTTCTCTGTGAAGCCCTCCTTTGAAAATCAG GTTGCAGTGACTCTCTCAGCAAATGAGACCAGGCCTGGTGATGTTGTGAACATAAAGGTCAGAGCTGCAAAATCAAGCTGTGTCTGTGTTGCCACTGTGGATAAGAGTGTCTATTTGCTGAAGACAGGCTTTCAGCTGACAGCTGCTCAG GTTTTTCAAGAGCTTGCAGAGTATGATGTATCTGATGCTTTTGGAGCTCCAAAGGAAGAAGGGCACTTCTGGTGGCCAGGGATGTCCTCACGTAGACGCCGCAGATCTTCCGTCTTTCCCTGGCACTGGGACATCACCAAGGACGCTCGCTTTGCATTTACA GAGACTGGCTTGGTTGTTATGACTGATATAGTCAGCTTAAACCACAGGCAGAATGGAGGCATGTACACAGATGAGGCTGTTCCAGCCTTTCAGCCACATACTGGGACGTTGGTAGCTACAATGCATTCTAAAATAGCACCAAG cagagcagagaagagaaaaagaacctTCTTTCCTGAGACATGGATTTGGCACTGCCTCAATGTCAG CAATACATCAGGAGAAGCACAGCTGCAGGTGGAAGTGCCAGACTCCATCACCACCTGGATAACTGAAGCTGTGGGGCTGTCTGAAGAAAAGGGGTTGGGCATTGCCACTCAAACAGAACTGAAGACTTTCAAACCTTTCTTTATTGATTTCACCTTGCCATATCATGTCATCAGAGGAGAACAAACCAAAATCCCACTGactgtctacaactacctagCTGTTTGTGTAGAG GTCCACGTGAAGATTTCTGTTCCAAAAGGCATAAAGTTTGTTGGGCATCCTGGGAAACACCATCTGacaagaaagaaatgtgttgCCCCAGGAGAAGCTAAACCCACCTCTGTCGTTCTGTCCTTCAATGAGCTTGGACTGAGCAACATCACTG CAAAAGCTTTTGCTTATGATGGGACAAACTGCTGTCAGGATGGGATGCAGACCTTAAAGAATGGCAAGCACTCAGAGGACAATTACATGGACAAAAGGACCCCAGTGGGAGTGGATTATGTACGCAGCAGTGTTATTATTGAG CCAGAGGGACTGTCCAGAGAATATACCTATAGTGTGTTCTTCTGCCCAAATG agaaaatacacatttctaCACCTAACAAATATGAGTACCAGTACATGCAGAAACCTGCCCAGATGACACACTTTGATGTTGCTGTGAAAGCACACAACGATGCTCACCTGGCCTTGTCCTCTGGCCCACATGACATGGCAGAGATGACTGAGATTGTTATTGGTGGACACCAAAATACTAAAACATGGATTTCCATAAGCAAGATGGGCGAGCCAGTggtcagcagggacacagctgggatCCTTTCCTGGGATGAATTCCGTAGCTTCTGGATCAGTTGGAAAAATGGAATTATCCAG gtTGGCCATGGTACTCGAGTGCTAAATGAGTCTATTATTGTGGAGTGGAGAGTCCCCAAACAGCTTGAGGTGAAGTACATTGGCTTTTCCACAGGCTGGGGGTCAATGGGAGAGTTTAaaatttggagaaaagaagagactGATGAAAATCACAATGAAGCATTTACTCTTGGAGTTCCCCACAACATAATTCCAGGATCAGAAAGAGCTACAGCTTCAATAATAG GAGATGTGATGGGCCCCACACTGAACAACTTGGACAATCTCTTGCGACTCCCATTTGGATGTGGGGAGCAGAACATGATCCATTTTGCTCCTAATGTTTTTGTCCTGAAATATctgcagaaaaccaaacaactcaGTCACGAGGTGGAGAGTGAAGCTACTGATTACCTTGTTCAAG GTTACCAGCGCCAGCTGACCTACAAGAGACAAGACGGGTCGTACAGCGCTTTTGGCGAGAGGGATTCCTCAGGGAGCATGTG GCTAACAGCTTTTGTCCTCAAGTCCTTTGCACAGTCTCGTGGGTTTATTTTCATTGACCCAAAAGAACTAACAGCTGCCAAAGACTGGATCATCCAGCATCAGAAAGAAGATGGTTCTTTTCCTGCTATGGGCAGGATATTAAATAAGGACATTCAG GGTGGAATCCATGGTAAGATCTCCCTGACAGCTTATGTGGTTGCATCTCTTCTGGAAACAGGTGTAACTTCTGAG GAAGAAAGAACAGCTGttgagaaagcaaaacacttcTTAGAGTCCAACATATATTCAGCAGAAGACCCCTACACCACTGCCCTGACTGCCTACGCCCTGACACTGCTCCATAGCCCCTCGGCTGCTGTCACGCTGAGGAAAATGAACAGCATGGCCATTACCCAAG ATGGCTTCACACACTGGAGCTTGACTGGAACTCTTGTTACTGATGAAGATACCTTCATGGGGTTTAATGATGGGCTCTCACAATCAG TTGTTTCTGCAGAAGTGGAGATGACATCTTATGCCCTTTTGACGTACACACTCCTCGGAGACGTGGCCTCTGCCCTCCCAGTAGTGAAATGGCTTTCACAGCAGAGGAATGCACTTGGAGGCTTCTCATCTACTCAG GACACGTGTGTAGCCCTGCAGGCCCTGGCTGAGTATGCTATCCTCTCTTATGTTGGAGGAGTCAACCTTACAATTTCCTTGGCTTCTACTAATCTAGATTACCAGGAGACGTTTGAGCTTaacaaaatgaataaaaaagtCCTCCAGACTGCAGTG ATCCCCAGTATTCCAACGGGGCTGTTTGTGAGTGCCAAAGGTGAAGGCTGCTGTCTGATGCAG ATTGATGTCACTTACAATGTACCTGATCCTATTGCCAAACCAGCTTTCCAGCTCCTGGTCAACCTGAAGGAgccaaaagcagagcagcatctTCAAGCTCCAAATCTCCTGAGGTCTCTCTCTCCAGATGAGAATCGCTCTGAAGCCTTGCACAGGGAGAGGGCACTGGTGGATGATGATGATCCAGCTtcagatcaggaccacagggaATACAAAGTCATACTGGAGACATGCACCAG ATGGCTGCACTCTGGATCTTCTAACATGGCTGTCTTGGAAGTGCCATTGTTCTCAGGCTTTCGTGCAGATATTGAGAGCCTGGAGCAG